One genomic window of Halococcus salifodinae DSM 8989 includes the following:
- a CDS encoding flippase activity-associated protein Agl23, with product MRAPDGVAAHRSRRVTLAVVAIAVLGLLARLAFLGDRIAHWDEARVGYWILNYAETGSFMYRPMIHGPFLHQVNAPLFSLLGPNDFTMRLVVAVLGAALPLAALLFRDRLRSTETIALAVFLAADPVLLYYSRFMRSDLPLAVFSLFAVGFFVRAIDTRRARWFHASVLSLALAFTTKENVLITLVTWLGALVLLADHRLFLDRGFDRGWRTALRRRATWIRRTVRRWTPHLLVGAFEFLAIVVYFYAPRRTDAPGFDDLLTDPTTLPAVVGEATLGSWNAFYSLWVKGGHQDHSYLPYLADYLETLSTGSGALIVLAVVGFLADRYAGDRPRDLVAFCFYWGAVSVLGYPIVTDIMAPWATIHAIVPLAVPAAVGVGVLFARGRAALADDNRAAVAAVAIALLLVVAQIGIVATNDVYLDSQSDGNELVQYAQPADDFHPAIDDMAAVSATNEGTDVLVYGEFLVAERSGAREPGCTKWFNLLPIPWYTESTDATVSCARNVSAFERQTAGNPPPIVIGLTTDRAFLADRLDGYDARSYVLRTRDTGKTNTTFFVDTSRLPANATGGTEGNP from the coding sequence ATGAGAGCGCCAGACGGCGTCGCGGCCCACCGGAGCCGTCGAGTCACGCTCGCCGTCGTCGCTATCGCCGTGCTGGGGCTGCTCGCCCGGCTCGCCTTCCTCGGCGACCGGATCGCCCACTGGGACGAGGCCCGTGTCGGGTACTGGATCCTGAACTACGCCGAGACGGGCAGCTTCATGTATCGACCGATGATCCACGGGCCCTTCCTCCATCAGGTGAACGCCCCTCTCTTCTCCCTGCTCGGCCCGAACGATTTCACGATGCGGCTCGTGGTTGCTGTCCTCGGGGCTGCGCTCCCGCTCGCCGCGCTGCTCTTCCGTGATCGCCTTCGATCGACCGAAACGATCGCGCTCGCCGTTTTCCTCGCCGCCGATCCGGTTCTGCTCTACTACTCGCGGTTCATGCGGAGCGACCTCCCGCTCGCGGTCTTCTCGCTGTTCGCGGTCGGCTTCTTCGTCCGGGCGATCGACACCCGTCGTGCGCGCTGGTTCCACGCGAGCGTGCTCTCGCTTGCGCTCGCGTTCACGACGAAGGAGAACGTCCTCATCACGCTCGTGACGTGGCTCGGCGCGCTCGTCCTGCTCGCCGACCACCGACTGTTCCTCGATCGCGGTTTCGATCGGGGCTGGCGGACGGCGCTCCGGCGGCGTGCCACGTGGATTCGTCGCACCGTCCGGCGATGGACGCCACACCTCCTCGTTGGCGCGTTCGAATTCCTCGCGATCGTCGTGTACTTTTACGCGCCACGTCGGACCGACGCGCCGGGGTTCGACGACCTCCTCACCGATCCCACGACGCTCCCGGCGGTGGTGGGCGAGGCGACGCTCGGCTCGTGGAACGCCTTCTACTCGCTATGGGTCAAGGGGGGCCACCAAGACCACTCCTATCTGCCCTACCTCGCGGACTACCTCGAAACCCTTTCCACGGGGTCAGGGGCGCTGATCGTGCTTGCGGTGGTCGGCTTCCTCGCGGATCGGTACGCCGGCGACCGGCCGCGTGATCTCGTCGCGTTCTGTTTCTACTGGGGCGCGGTCAGCGTTCTCGGTTACCCCATCGTGACCGACATCATGGCTCCGTGGGCGACGATCCACGCGATCGTTCCGCTTGCGGTGCCGGCGGCAGTCGGCGTCGGTGTCCTCTTCGCGCGCGGTCGCGCGGCGCTCGCCGATGACAACCGGGCCGCTGTCGCTGCGGTGGCGATCGCCCTCCTCCTCGTCGTCGCACAGATCGGGATCGTTGCGACCAACGACGTCTACCTCGATTCGCAGTCCGACGGGAACGAACTCGTCCAGTACGCCCAGCCCGCTGACGACTTCCACCCCGCGATCGACGACATGGCTGCCGTGAGCGCGACCAACGAGGGGACCGACGTGTTGGTGTACGGTGAGTTCCTCGTCGCCGAGCGATCGGGCGCGAGGGAGCCGGGCTGCACCAAGTGGTTCAACCTCCTCCCGATCCCGTGGTACACCGAGAGCACCGACGCGACCGTCTCGTGTGCGCGAAACGTCTCGGCGTTCGAACGGCAGACGGCGGGGAACCCACCACCGATCGTGATCGGGCTGACCACCGATCGAGCGTTCCTCGCGGACCGCCTCGACGGGTACGACGCCCGGAGCTACGTGCTGCGGACGCGGGATACCGGGAAAACCAACACGACCTTCTTCGTGGACACGAGCCGGCTGCCGGCGAACGCGACTGGCGGAACCGAAGGGAATCCTTAA
- a CDS encoding formate/nitrite transporter family protein has protein sequence MSRRGTNGSASGRELAEPVSEDDHTRGPDDASVTLVQYGDFECPNCGTVHSIIERLLDHLDDELRYVYRHFPLTEVRPNAKQAAEAAEAAGAQGAFWPMYDRLYEHQDALAAEDLEAHADALDLDTERFAQELDDNDHEDRVREDFESGIESDVNSAPTFFIDGERYEGRYSFDALLDAIVDAGDLTDVSRATPDGGEASRGDLRETLDESEHGAPAAGSAVRDRFSADEIFQRVVATADEEFDRSFRLLFLSGLAAGFAMSLSFVGVAALTALLGGDGSASAAGYLLYPLGFLFVVLGSYQLFTENTLTPVTLVLTRIASIPALLRVWGVVLAANVLGVAASAYVLANTGVLSPEAAAAASEIGHHFFELSWADIFWKGVFAGVLIAGMVWLIHAARDTAARVLIVFALAYAVGAAELAHCIVGSAETLYVVFNGEESLWSFFSHFLVPATLGNTVGGVVFVALLNYSQTRDRRIQNRDCRVLELGWSEWLFENHIGRPITPSFPESEDDGAEAD, from the coding sequence ATGAGCCGACGAGGCACGAACGGGTCCGCTTCGGGGCGGGAACTCGCCGAGCCGGTGTCCGAAGACGACCACACGCGGGGACCGGACGACGCCAGCGTCACGCTCGTCCAGTACGGCGACTTCGAGTGCCCGAACTGTGGCACCGTCCATTCGATCATCGAGCGACTGCTTGATCACCTCGACGACGAGCTCCGGTACGTCTATCGCCACTTCCCGTTGACCGAGGTGCGACCCAACGCGAAACAGGCCGCCGAGGCCGCGGAGGCAGCCGGTGCGCAGGGTGCGTTCTGGCCGATGTACGACCGGCTCTACGAACACCAGGACGCACTCGCCGCCGAGGACCTCGAAGCACACGCCGACGCGCTCGACCTCGACACTGAGCGGTTCGCCCAGGAACTCGACGACAACGATCACGAGGACCGGGTTCGTGAGGACTTCGAGAGCGGGATCGAGAGCGACGTCAACAGCGCCCCGACCTTCTTCATCGACGGCGAGCGCTACGAGGGGCGCTACAGCTTCGACGCGCTGCTCGATGCGATCGTCGACGCTGGCGATCTCACCGATGTCTCGCGCGCGACGCCCGACGGCGGCGAGGCCTCCCGGGGCGACCTGCGCGAGACGCTCGACGAGTCCGAACACGGTGCGCCGGCGGCCGGCTCCGCGGTCCGAGATCGGTTCTCGGCCGACGAGATCTTCCAGCGGGTGGTGGCGACCGCCGACGAGGAGTTCGACCGGAGCTTTCGACTGCTCTTTCTGAGCGGGCTCGCGGCTGGGTTCGCGATGAGCCTCTCCTTTGTGGGGGTCGCCGCGCTGACCGCGCTGCTCGGCGGTGACGGCTCGGCGTCGGCGGCGGGCTATCTCCTCTATCCGCTGGGCTTCCTGTTCGTCGTCCTCGGGAGCTACCAGCTGTTCACCGAGAACACGCTCACGCCCGTCACGCTGGTCCTGACGCGGATCGCCTCGATCCCCGCACTCCTCCGAGTCTGGGGCGTGGTACTCGCGGCAAATGTCTTGGGAGTGGCGGCGAGCGCGTACGTCCTCGCCAACACAGGCGTGCTCTCGCCCGAAGCGGCAGCGGCCGCGAGCGAGATCGGCCACCACTTCTTCGAGCTGTCGTGGGCCGACATCTTCTGGAAGGGCGTGTTCGCGGGCGTGCTGATCGCCGGGATGGTGTGGCTGATCCACGCCGCTCGCGACACCGCGGCCCGGGTACTGATCGTCTTCGCGCTCGCCTACGCCGTGGGGGCCGCTGAGCTCGCCCACTGCATCGTGGGGTCGGCCGAAACCCTGTACGTCGTGTTCAACGGCGAGGAGTCGCTGTGGTCGTTCTTCAGTCACTTCCTCGTGCCTGCAACTCTCGGCAACACCGTCGGCGGCGTCGTGTTCGTCGCGCTCCTGAACTACAGCCAGACCCGCGACCGCCGGATTCAGAACCGGGACTGTCGCGTGCTCGAACTCGGCTGGTCGGAATGGCTCTTTGAGAATCACATCGGTCGCCCGATCACACCCTCGTTCCCGGAGAGCGAGGACGACGGTGCCGAAGCCGACTGA
- a CDS encoding pyridoxal phosphate-dependent aminotransferase — protein MSEFAARVERVEPSATLAISNLAGELEADGVDVVDLSVGEPDFPTPENIVEAGKDAMDAGHTGYTSSNGIPDLKEAIADKLQDDGLDYTTDEIIVTPGGKQALYETFQTLIDEGSEVCLLDPAWVSYEAMVKLAGGSLSRVDLTPYDLQLEPALDDLGAAVSDDTELLVVNSPSNPTGSVFTDAALRGVRDLAVEHDITVISDEIYKEITYGVEPTSLGTLEGMADRTVTINGFSKAYSMTGWRLGYLAAPEAFIDQAAKLHSHSVSCATNFVQHAGVEALENTDQAVAQMTEAFEERRDLVVDLLAEHGVDVSVPDGAFYLMVPVDEDDQQWCEDAIQNAHVATVPGSAFGAPGYARFSYANSQERLREAVDRLAAEELL, from the coding sequence ATGAGCGAGTTCGCCGCCCGCGTCGAGCGCGTCGAGCCGAGCGCGACGCTCGCGATCAGCAACCTTGCCGGCGAACTCGAAGCCGACGGCGTCGACGTCGTCGACCTCAGCGTGGGCGAGCCCGACTTCCCGACCCCGGAGAACATCGTGGAGGCGGGAAAGGACGCGATGGACGCCGGCCACACCGGCTACACGTCCTCGAACGGCATCCCCGATCTCAAGGAGGCGATCGCCGACAAGCTCCAGGATGATGGGCTCGATTACACCACCGACGAGATCATCGTCACGCCGGGCGGCAAGCAGGCGCTCTACGAGACGTTCCAGACCCTGATCGACGAGGGGAGCGAGGTCTGTCTGCTCGACCCGGCGTGGGTCTCCTACGAGGCGATGGTGAAACTCGCCGGCGGCTCGCTCTCGCGGGTCGACCTCACGCCGTACGATCTCCAGCTCGAACCCGCGCTCGACGACCTCGGTGCGGCGGTCTCGGACGACACCGAGCTTCTCGTGGTGAACTCGCCGTCGAACCCCACTGGCTCCGTGTTCACCGACGCGGCACTCCGCGGCGTCCGCGACCTTGCGGTCGAGCATGATATCACCGTGATCTCCGACGAGATCTACAAGGAGATCACCTACGGCGTCGAACCGACGAGCCTCGGTACTCTGGAGGGGATGGCCGATCGGACGGTCACGATCAACGGCTTCTCGAAGGCCTACTCGATGACGGGCTGGCGGCTCGGCTATCTCGCTGCGCCCGAAGCGTTCATCGATCAGGCCGCCAAACTCCACTCGCACTCGGTCTCGTGTGCGACCAACTTCGTCCAGCACGCGGGCGTCGAGGCGCTCGAAAACACCGATCAGGCGGTCGCCCAGATGACCGAAGCGTTCGAGGAGCGTCGCGACCTCGTGGTCGATCTGCTCGCCGAGCACGGCGTTGACGTGTCCGTGCCCGACGGCGCGTTCTATCTGATGGTGCCCGTCGACGAGGACGATCAGCAGTGGTGCGAGGACGCGATCCAGAACGCCCACGTCGCCACCGTCCCGGGAAGCGCGTTCGGCGCGCCAGGCTACGCCCGCTTCTCGTACGCCAACAGCCAGGAACGGCTGCGTGAGGCGGTCGACCGGCTGGCTGCCGAAGAGCTGCTCTGA
- the ribH gene encoding 6,7-dimethyl-8-ribityllumazine synthase: MHSLGLVVAQFYDDLTTEMEEHAHEAAAECGAEITDTIPVPGAYDAPLAADRLARRDEIAAVAVLGAIVSGDTDHDQVIARSAAKGLTDVSLDRDKPVTFGVVGPGMSGAEARERADKGAEAVTTAVDMVEALA; encoded by the coding sequence ATGCACAGTCTCGGACTGGTCGTCGCCCAGTTCTACGACGACCTCACGACGGAGATGGAAGAGCACGCACACGAGGCCGCGGCGGAGTGCGGGGCCGAGATCACCGACACGATCCCAGTCCCCGGTGCGTACGACGCGCCGCTCGCGGCCGACCGGCTCGCACGGCGAGACGAGATCGCGGCGGTCGCGGTGCTCGGCGCGATCGTCTCGGGCGACACCGACCACGACCAGGTCATCGCTCGGTCGGCGGCAAAGGGTCTGACCGACGTGAGCCTCGATCGGGACAAACCCGTGACCTTCGGCGTGGTCGGTCCCGGAATGAGCGGTGCGGAGGCACGCGAGCGCGCCGACAAAGGTGCAGAGGCCGTTACAACCGCCGTCGACATGGTGGAGGCGCTCGCATGA